A window of Cryptomeria japonica chromosome 3, Sugi_1.0, whole genome shotgun sequence contains these coding sequences:
- the LOC131026697 gene encoding uncharacterized protein LOC131026697, with amino-acid sequence MHSYSPADVVLPLPEFDSACQWLESHTLVGRMPPESVLKDWVNKAWVPHGVRLEMVQNLTKGFFLFCFSEVSHVQAILGHSPWYVWCSLLVFQAWTCDFAISDETKLRVPVWIEFPGLPLPCVPFLNHIASSLGRVVCVEPDRFFQSRPQKVTYFNLPNMCYHCQSADHKIKDCPLAVPRTPSPLGENAHARQVDSSAPKQDSAWTMVTGHRNKSSGLAPTSNATESTKNVSNPSQNGTVAPIKVNSVPL; translated from the coding sequence ATGCATTCTTACTCCCCTGCTGATGTGGTTTTACCTTTACCTGAATTTGATTCTGCTTGTCAATGGCTTGAAAGTCACACCCTTGTTGGGAGAATGCCCCCTGAAAGTGTGCTCAAAGATTGGGTCAACAAAGCCTGGGTCCCTCATGGGGTCCGCCTTGAGATGGTCCAAAACCTGACCAAGGGTTTTTTCCTGTTCTGCTTTTCAGAAGTTAGCCATGTGCAAGCTATTTTGGGTCACAGTCCCTGGTATGTCTGGTGTTCTTTGTTGGTTTTCCAAGCATGGACCTGTGACTTCGCTATCTCAGATGAGACCAAGCTCCGGGTCCCAGTTTGGATTGAATTCCCTGGTCTCCCTTTGCCTTGTGTGCCATTTTTGAACCATATTGCTTCCTCCTTGGGGAGAGTTGTTTGTGTGGAGCCGGATAGGTTCTTCCAATCCCGTCCCCAAAAAGTCACTTATTTCAACTTACCCAACATGTGCTATCACTGTCAGTCCGCAGACCACAAGATCAAGGACTGCCCTTTGGCAGTGCCTCGTACACCCTCTCCACTAGGGGAAAATGCTCATGCTCGTCAAGTGGATTCTTCTGCTCCTAAACAGGACTCTGCTTGGACTATGGTCACAGGTCACAGGAATAAATCTTCTGGCTTGGCACCGACTTCCAATGCCACCGAATCGACGAAGAATGTTTCAAACCCTTCTCAGAATGGGACGGTGGCTCCGATCAAGGTCAACAGTGTGCCTCTTTAG
- the LOC131874551 gene encoding uncharacterized protein LOC131874551, whose translation MQFFLNTSLLGHKATLAHIRRVWNLECRPAHNTGWIRWWNDAITRTVRFLRIYGCQLTIFRWWSYEATIADLLSANKALAASPFSPTLQVKVVELRHKKQVADNYTARGTQIKARLHWLKIGDHASKEFFLALHAKHSSPGIKKIKDGVQVLSELLNILLSAAQKIFCDQLLTLKDLKEALHSMADDKASSLDGFPCEFYKALWDYAGPDLFQVYLEASHSNSLGELINKGNIKFIPKAGDPEDICNWRPITLLNVSYKIIAKALALKIRHLLPLIVRLEQTRFIKSRYILDNIIAIWEGMEWARRSNQKGCPLAPSLYVLAAEGFGYLLANVASLQRVKGISLPNSQLQLLNGHFADDSFLTLLEEEETIREALQCLNIFYLALGSAIQWHKTLCYRQSVLPCPAWLQPFGWKWIGPSETFHFLGIPFAFQASPVELWQVVLSQVEKKLAYWITKPLSLAGKFQICSKVLAATHVYYSSCWAPSKAAYSKLEKLLRDFLWVSSDTHHGFHRVTWDFCCLPRDSRGLGLLSTQRQGIALCVKWVIRTLTGDEAWQILLCHYIQSGFPVNRPAWKGIGLQTLLVMKEPV comes from the exons ATGCAATTCTTCCTCAACACTTCTTTGCTTGGTCATAAAGCCACTCTAGCCCATATTCGCAGAGTTTGGAACTTGGAGTGCAGGCCAGCTCATAATACGGGTTGGATTAGGTGGTGGAACGATGCCATCACCCGTACTGTGCGCTTCTTGCGCATTTATGGGTGCCAGCTGACCATCTTTCGCTGGTGGTCTTACGAGGCAACCATTGCCGATCTGCTTTCTGCTAACAAGGCTTTAGCGGCTAGCCCTTTTTCTCCAACTTTGCAAGTTAAAGTTGTAGAATTACGACACAAAAAGCAAGTTGCGGACAATTATACCGCTAGAGGCACGCAAATCAAGGCCCGTTTGCACTGGCTCAAAATTGGTGATCATGCCTCTAAGGAGTTTTTCTTGGCTTTGCATGCCAAGCACTCCTCTCCAGGCATTAAAAAGATTAAAGATGGCGTACAAGTCCTTTCGGAGCTGCTGAACATTCT GCTGTCTGCAGCCCAGAAAATTTTTTGTGACCAGTTACTTACACTGAAGGATCTGAAAGAGGCATTACATTCCATGGCCGATGATAAAGCCTCAAGCCTTGATGGCTTTCCCTGTGAATTTTACAAAGCTCTCTGGGACTATGCGGGTCCCGACTTGTTTCAGGTTTATTTAGAGGCTTCTCATTCTAATTCTCTAGGAGAGCTGATAAATAAAGGAAATATTAAGTTCATACCTAAAGCCGGTGATCCTGAGGACATTTGCAATTGGCGGCCTATCACGCTCCTCAATGTTTCTTACAAAATTATTGCTAAAGCTCTTGCTTTAAAAATCCGTCATCTTTTGCCTCTCATTGTGCGTCTGGAACAGACTAGATTTATCAAATCTAGGTATATTTTGGATAACATCATCGCCATCTGGGAAGGCATGGAGTGGGCCCGACGCTCCAACCAGAAG GGTTGCCCTTTAGCTCCCTCGCTGTATGTGCTTGCCGCTGAAGGGTTTGGGTATCTGTTGGCTAATGTTGCATCTTTGCAGCGTGTTAAAGGCATTTCATTGCCTAATTCTCAGTTGCAGTTACTCAATGGACACTTTGCGGATGACTCTTTTCTCACtctcttggaggaagaggagactATTCGCGAGGCGCTCCAGTGCCTCAATATATTCTATCTTGCTTTGGGCTCCGCCATTCAGTGGCATAAGACGCTTTGTTACCGACAGTCTGTTCTGCCTTGTCCTGCTTGGCTGCAACCCTTTGGCTGGAAGTGGATTGGGCCAAGCGAAACTTTTCACTTTTtgggcattccttttgcctttcaAGCCTCCCCAGTGGAGCTTTGGCAGGTTGTGCTTTCTCAGGTGGAGAAAAAGTTGGCTTATTGGATCACCAAGCCTCTGTCTTTGGCGGGGAAGTTCCAGATTTGTTCTAAAGTTTTGGCCGCTACTCATGTTTATTATTCCTCTTGTTGGGCACCTTCTAAAGCTGCTTATAGCAAGCTTGAAAAATTACTTCGGGATTTTCTTTGGGTTTCCTCTGATACTCATCATGGATTCCATCGTGTCACCTGGGATTTTTGTTGTCTCCCCAGGGACTCTAGAGGCTTGGGTCTGTTGTCCACCCAGAGGCAGGGAATTGCTTTATGTGTCAAATGGGTTATTCGCACCCTTACAGGTGATGAGGCTTGGCAAATTCTCCTTTGCCACTACATTCAGTCCGGTTTCCCTGTCAATAGACCGGCCTGGAAAGGAATTGGCCTCCAGACCCTTCTGGTTATGAAAGAGCCAGTTTAG